A genomic window from bacterium includes:
- a CDS encoding ATP-binding protein, with product MAESPARSALALPAESLRWTCDPSGFGFATTADLPAEVHVTGQARAMRALTFGLSVDQPGYNIFVSGYPGTGRNTYARTQVEDAARERPVPPDWCYVRDFGAADRPIAISMPASRGRAFRDGVAEFVRDVSEGLRRAFTSEAYERQRADVVKRYAQKIEAVWEGLEAQARTHGFALQRTPTGVLTVPVDLRGEPIPAETFEALPKADQARLVERMKELEELVSDTGRKIRALEREGRDAFRRLEIETAGSVVDAPLERLQQEYRDHAKVIAFLEASKQDMLARLTDLLAAGGEGAGGRPALLPLPRPDPFARYQVTLLVDNSATRGAPVVVEPNPTYYNLVGKAEYRAEFGTLVTDPSMIKAGALHRANGGYLILQIRDVLTNPFAYEGLKRALRSREIRIEPLGESLGMIAVSTLRPEPIPVDVKVVLVGTPDLYHLLYALDEEFDKLFKIRADFDVVMDRTPASEREYARTIASVCRNSHVRQFDASGVAAMLEYSARMAGSQDKLSTRFGAVTEIAFEASAWAGREGRELVTRDDVRRAIEEKVYRSSLVEEKLRELVARGQLLMDTDGAVVGQVNGLSVLQLGDYTFGHPSRITARAHLGSRGVVDIEREARMSGRIHTKGVFVLAAFLAGRFAQQYPLSISASLTFEQLYSDVDGDSASSTELSALLSELSGVPIDQGIAVTGSVNQRGEIQPVGGVNEKIEGFYSVCKIKGLTGRQGVVIPHQNVRDLMLREEVVTAVREGRFHVWAIRTVDEEIELLTGVAAGTPDAAGLYPADSVNGRVAARLTEFARRYHEFGVTDEQRELVRQGAP from the coding sequence ATGGCCGAGTCGCCCGCACGTTCGGCGCTCGCCCTGCCGGCCGAATCCCTTCGCTGGACCTGCGATCCGTCGGGTTTCGGCTTTGCGACGACAGCCGATCTGCCGGCGGAGGTGCACGTCACGGGGCAGGCGCGGGCGATGAGGGCGCTGACGTTCGGACTCTCCGTCGATCAGCCCGGATACAACATCTTCGTCAGCGGGTATCCCGGGACGGGCCGGAACACCTACGCGCGGACTCAGGTCGAGGACGCGGCCCGCGAACGACCGGTCCCGCCGGATTGGTGCTACGTCCGCGATTTCGGCGCGGCCGATCGACCCATCGCCATCTCGATGCCGGCAAGCCGGGGGCGGGCTTTTCGCGACGGCGTGGCGGAGTTCGTGAGAGACGTGTCCGAAGGGCTCCGCCGCGCATTCACGAGCGAAGCGTACGAGCGACAGCGCGCGGACGTCGTCAAACGCTACGCGCAGAAGATCGAAGCCGTCTGGGAAGGCTTGGAGGCCCAGGCGCGAACCCACGGGTTCGCGCTGCAGCGCACGCCGACGGGCGTGCTCACCGTGCCCGTGGACCTGCGCGGGGAGCCCATCCCCGCGGAGACCTTCGAAGCGCTTCCGAAGGCCGACCAGGCCCGCCTCGTCGAGCGGATGAAGGAACTCGAGGAGCTCGTCAGCGACACCGGCCGGAAGATACGGGCGCTGGAGCGGGAGGGCCGCGACGCGTTCCGCCGCCTGGAGATCGAGACCGCTGGATCGGTCGTTGACGCGCCGCTGGAGCGCCTCCAGCAAGAGTACCGCGATCACGCGAAGGTCATCGCCTTCCTCGAGGCGAGCAAACAAGACATGCTGGCGCGCCTCACCGACCTGCTGGCCGCCGGGGGGGAGGGCGCCGGCGGGCGGCCGGCGCTGCTGCCGCTGCCGCGGCCGGACCCGTTTGCCCGCTACCAGGTCACTCTGCTGGTCGACAACAGCGCGACGCGCGGCGCCCCCGTCGTCGTGGAGCCAAACCCCACCTACTACAATCTGGTCGGCAAGGCGGAATACCGGGCCGAGTTCGGCACGCTGGTCACCGATCCGTCGATGATCAAGGCGGGCGCGCTCCACCGCGCCAACGGCGGGTACCTGATCCTCCAGATCCGCGACGTCCTGACGAACCCGTTCGCCTACGAGGGTCTCAAGCGGGCGCTCCGGAGCCGGGAGATCCGGATCGAACCGCTGGGCGAGTCGCTGGGCATGATCGCGGTGAGCACGCTCAGGCCGGAGCCGATTCCGGTGGACGTCAAAGTCGTCCTCGTCGGGACGCCGGACCTCTATCATCTGCTCTATGCGTTGGACGAAGAGTTCGACAAGCTGTTCAAGATCCGCGCCGACTTCGACGTCGTGATGGATCGCACGCCCGCATCCGAGCGGGAGTATGCCCGGACGATCGCGTCCGTATGCCGCAATTCGCACGTGCGCCAATTCGACGCCTCCGGCGTGGCGGCCATGCTCGAGTACAGCGCCCGGATGGCGGGGAGCCAGGACAAGCTCAGCACGCGGTTTGGCGCGGTGACGGAGATCGCGTTCGAGGCGTCCGCGTGGGCCGGCCGGGAGGGACGGGAGCTCGTCACGCGGGACGACGTGCGGCGCGCGATCGAGGAAAAGGTCTACCGGTCGAGCCTCGTGGAGGAGAAGCTTCGCGAGCTGGTCGCTCGGGGACAACTGCTCATGGATACCGACGGCGCGGTGGTCGGGCAGGTCAACGGGCTGTCGGTACTGCAGCTCGGCGACTATACGTTCGGCCACCCGAGCCGCATCACGGCGCGGGCCCACCTCGGGAGCCGCGGGGTGGTCGACATCGAGCGCGAGGCCCGGATGTCCGGACGGATTCACACGAAGGGCGTGTTCGTGCTGGCGGCGTTTCTCGCCGGCCGCTTTGCGCAGCAGTACCCGCTCAGCATCTCCGCGTCGTTGACGTTCGAGCAGCTGTACTCGGACGTCGACGGCGACAGCGCCAGCTCGACGGAGCTCAGCGCGCTGCTCAGCGAGCTGTCGGGCGTGCCGATCGACCAGGGGATCGCGGTGACCGGGTCCGTCAACCAGAGGGGGGAGATCCAGCCGGTCGGCGGCGTCAACGAGAAGATCGAAGGCTTCTACTCCGTGTGCAAGATCAAGGGTCTCACCGGCCGGCAGGGCGTTGTGATTCCGCATCAGAACGTCCGCGACCTGATGCTGCGCGAGGAGGTCGTGACGGCCGTCCGGGAGGGCCGGTTCCACGTGTGGGCGATCCGTACCGTCGACGAAGAGATCGAGCTCCTCACCGGGGTAGCGGCGGGGACACCCGACGCCGCTGGCCTCTACCCCGCCGACTCCGTCAACGGCCGCGTCGCCGCGCGCCTCACGGAATTCGCGCGGCGCTACCATGAGTTCGGGGTGACCGACGAGCAGCGCGAGCTCGTCCGTCAGGGCGCGCCGTGA
- a CDS encoding Hsp20/alpha crystallin family protein, with protein MSIVRWDPFRWDAFEDLGGLRRSMDRMFDEVLLRHPRRATTPKEWEPAVEMFETNNEVVVRADLPSIDPKQVEITVTDDMITLRGETKHEEEQKERNYYYRELLYGAFVRTLRFPTPVKGAEAKAVYKDGVLEVKIPKAAPVKPIPVKVQTAA; from the coding sequence ATGAGCATTGTGCGGTGGGATCCATTCCGGTGGGATGCATTTGAGGATCTCGGAGGGCTTCGCCGGTCGATGGACCGGATGTTTGACGAGGTTCTTCTGCGCCACCCACGGCGGGCAACGACCCCCAAAGAATGGGAACCCGCGGTCGAGATGTTCGAGACGAATAACGAGGTAGTCGTGAGGGCCGATCTGCCCAGCATCGATCCGAAGCAGGTGGAGATCACCGTCACCGATGACATGATCACGCTGCGGGGCGAGACGAAGCACGAAGAAGAGCAGAAGGAACGCAACTACTACTACCGTGAGCTCCTGTACGGGGCGTTCGTCCGCACGCTCAGGTTTCCCACGCCCGTGAAGGGCGCGGAGGCCAAGGCCGTCTACAAGGACGGGGTGCTGGAAGTGAAGATCCCCAAGGCAGCGCCGGTGAAGCCGATTCCGGTGAAGGTGCAGACCGCGGCCTAA
- a CDS encoding GNAT family N-acetyltransferase: MATKTLSAPPRMRTSPTLRRILAPYPRPVELPDGAMVILRPVVSGDRDKLVALFIDIPHEELRNLQDNVSDPTVVLRWCRNLNYDRVLPIVAELDGKIVGDATLHRRAVGPMRQIGRFRAYVRPEYRNRGIGTVLLQEIMGVARQVGLTQLAVELYEDQTALRKVFSRYGFREEGRIPVYQRVILLRDLAEEQETTGAAGEERAAPGEMTTGTILGRDGPRPRQPGAP; encoded by the coding sequence ATGGCCACAAAGACGTTGTCCGCACCGCCGCGGATGCGCACGTCGCCGACACTTCGGCGCATCCTTGCGCCGTATCCTCGGCCCGTGGAACTGCCCGACGGCGCCATGGTGATTTTGCGTCCGGTGGTGAGCGGCGATCGAGACAAGCTGGTTGCGCTGTTCATCGACATCCCGCACGAGGAACTCCGAAACCTGCAGGACAACGTGAGCGACCCGACGGTCGTCCTCCGTTGGTGCCGGAACCTGAATTACGATCGCGTGCTCCCGATCGTGGCCGAACTGGACGGCAAGATCGTGGGGGATGCCACCCTGCACCGGCGCGCGGTCGGCCCGATGCGGCAGATCGGGAGGTTCCGGGCCTACGTCCGGCCTGAATACCGGAACCGCGGGATCGGCACCGTGCTGCTTCAAGAGATCATGGGCGTCGCACGGCAGGTGGGGTTGACCCAGCTCGCCGTCGAGTTGTACGAAGATCAGACGGCGCTGCGGAAGGTGTTTTCGCGGTACGGGTTCCGCGAGGAAGGCCGCATTCCCGTCTACCAGCGGGTGATCCTCCTGCGCGACCTCGCCGAAGAACAGGAGACGACCGGCGCCGCGGGGGAGGAGAGGGCCGCCCCCGGGGAGATGACGACCGGAACCATACTGGGTAGGGACGGCCCCCGGCCGCGACAGCCCGGCGCGCCGTAG